DNA from Metabacillus flavus:
ATTTGAAAATCACTGGTGTCAAAATAATGATTGACCTGTTCGTGAAAATCTTTTTCATCAAAGCTGAAAGCAACGGCTAACCGGCTGAATTCATCTTCGGTAAGCATGTTTTTAAACTCAATTTCGATATGCTGAGCCATGGTGATCCTCCAATAGTACATGTTTCTTCTATTATCTCTCTTTAAAGCGGCCAGAGCAATGAAGAAAAGTTTGAAAAGCAGAGCCAAGCAGCCGAGCTTCCATTTTATTAGAGAGGGGACTGTATGGTAAAATGGATGTGCAGTATTGGATTGGAAGGAGTTTTGATAATGAACAAGAAAATTGAAGTAATGGAAGCATCAGCTAAAGAGGGGAAATTGGTGCTGACAGGGAATTCTTATAATGGCGAGGCTTCCGAATTGGAGGCAAAGGGACAGATTCTGGCAGATTCCGATCACCTCGCATTTATATACATATTGGAAAACCCCGAGCATTTTACATACTTAAGCATTCCGGCTGCACATTGGCCAGAGATTGAAAAAGCAAGAACAGCGTCATTAACCGTTTGGGCGCGGATAAATGAAAAGGAAATAGAGCTTGAGCATTTCTTTGAAGAGCTTGAAGAGCTGGTTCAAAACATAGCAGGCAATGCGAATTACGGAGATGAAATGGAAAGCAAAGTTTCCGAAGTGTTTGCTACCTTAGCGTAAAAAAAGAATCTGAACATTTCATGCTGGGGGCGATGGTAATGAATGAGAGAGAATGGGAGCTGTTCCTGGCTCCATATCAGCAGGCGGTTGACGAATTAAAGGTCAAGTTAAAGGGATTAAGGTCAGAATATGAGCTAGAAAGCTCACATTCTCCTATAGAATTTGTGACGGGGAGAGTCAAGCCGATTGCGAGTATTCTCGATAAGGCTAAACGAAAAAACATCCATTTGGATATGCTTCACAGTGACATGCAGGATATCGCGGGGCTAAGAATGATGTGCCAGTTCACAGATGATATCCGGGCAGTAGTGAACATGCTGAGAAAACGGAAAGACTTGGAAATTGTTGAGGAAAGAGATTACATTTCCCATAAGAAAGAGAGCGGATACCGGTCATACCATGTCGTCGCACATTATCCGGTTCAGACAATAAGCGGCGAAAAGAAGATTCTGATTGAAATTCAGATCCGGACATTAGCAATGAATTTCTGGGCAACAGTAGAGCATTCTCTTAATTACAAGTATAAAGGGAATTTCCCAGATGCAATCAGGATCCGTCTTAAGCGGGCAGCGGAAGCCGCATACAGGCTGGATGAAGAAATGTCACTGATAAAGGGAGAAATTCAAGAGGCCCATGCCATTTTCTCAAGAAAAACGGAAACAAACGAGTCGGATTAGGAGCGGTATACAACCTATAGAAAAGGGGCCTAGGAATATGAGATTCGCAATTACGTCTAAAGGCGATAACAAATCCAATACACTGATGCAAAAAATGAGGACTTACCTGAGTGACTTTGATCTCGAGTATGATGAAGATCGTCCCGATATTGTCATCTCTGTAGGCGGCGATGGCACCCTTCTTTACGCGTTTCACCGTTATCGCAGCCGTCTTGATAAGACCGCTTTTATAGGAGTGCATACAGGCCACCTCGGTTTTTATGCCGACTGGGTTCCGGATGAAATTGAAAAGCTGGTTATAGCGATTGCTAAAACTCCTCATCAGATTGTGGAATATCCAATCCTTGAGGTTATTATCCGGCATAATGACGGGGGGAAAGAAGCGCGGTACCTCGCTTTGAACGAGTGCACAGTGAAAGCGATTGAGAATTCCCTTGTGATGGATGTCGAAATCAAAGGCCAGAGGTTTGAAACGTTCCGAGGTGATGGATTGTGCATCTCCACCCCATCCGGAAGCACGGCATATAATAAAGCCTTGGGGGGAGCTATACTGCATCCGTCCATCCGGGCCATACAGCTTGCCGAGATGGCTTCTATTAATAACCGTGTGTTCCGTACAGTAGGCTCTCCGCTTATTTTGCCTGACCACCACACCTGCCTGCTTAAGCCTGTCAATGATGTGGATTTCCAAATCACGATCGATCATTTAACCCTGCTGCATAAAGATGTGAAATCTATTCAATGCCGCGTCGCAAAGGAAAACGTTCGCTTCGCCCGATTCCGTCCATTCCCTTTCTGGAAACGTGTAAAGGATTCCTTTATTGGCCAGTAAGCAGTTTCAGATGGAATGGACCGTTTCGAAGCAGGAGTGCGGTATGCTGGTGAAAGAATTTTTACAGCAAAAGCAGCTGACGAAACGTGCGATCATTGATATTAAATTCAGCGGCGGAAGCATTACTGTGAATGGAATTCAAGAGACAGTCAGAAGGAAGGTGGCAGCCGGGGACATAGTGGCTGTTCTTTTTCCTGTGGAAAAACCGAGTGAAAGTCTGATTTCTCAAGAATTAGAGCTATCAATCGTTTATGAAGATGATCACTGTATCGTTCTAAACAAAGCGGCAGGAATGCCGTCCATACCATCCAGGCTTTATCCGCACAGCACACTTGCTAATGGATTGCTGCATCATCTCCAAAATCAGGGACTGTCTTCTACCATCCATATTGTTAATCGGCTCGATAAGGACACCTCTGGCCTCATGCTCGCAGCCAAACACCGCTTCAGCCACTCGTTATTTTCCAAACAGCAGAAACAAGCCGGGATTCATCGAACGTATATGGCAATTGTTCATGGAAGAGTAGATTTGAATGGAGGGGTTATTGACAGACCGATTGGGAGGAGTCCCGAGAGCATCATAGAAAGGCAAGTTCGGGAGGATGGACAGCACGCTGTGACGGCTTATCGGACCATAGCCAGAAGGGATTCATTCAGCCTGGTATCCTTAAAGCTAGAAACCGGCAGAACACATCAAATTCGAGTCCATATGAGCTATATTGGCCATCCGCTTGCGGGAGATACTCTTTACGGGGGAGTTAATGATCAAATGAGAAGACAGGCTTTGCATAGCGCGGAGCTTTCGTTCTGGCATCCGTTTATGGAAAAAGAAATGAGATTTGAAAGCAGTATTCCATTGGATATGCTTAATTTTTGGGAGGAAACAGAATAGATAGGAAAGGAAGCTCTGGCAGCAAAAAGCCGGGGCTTTTTTCAGCAGAGGGAGATATGTTTAACCTTACTTTTGCCAATAAACTCTAAGCTAAAATTAAAAAAGCAGCGGCAATTGAAACGAATGCGCCCCACAAGATCCAAGCTGCGCCAAGACCTGCTTGAGAAATATCCGAACCGTTAAGAGGAGTAATCCATGTGATAGCAATTCCGTCACAAAAAGTTGCAGCCGCAAGCCCAAGGCTTATACAGGGAATTATTTGTTCGGCATTGAGTATTGCTTTATCGATCCATTCAAGGTGATGGCCAAGAGGAAATAGAACAACTATCAGCTCTTGCTTTGGCAACGGTTGAGGAATTTGTTATACTGGACGCGATTGACCAGAATTTTAAACAAAAAGCTTTTTAAAACCTAAAAAAATGAGCGTACCGATGGAAAGAGAATCGGTACGCTCATTTTTTTAAAATTGTCTGTTTATAAAGATTCCCGATTTGAAAAACGCTGTAAAGGGGGTTAAATAAATGACGATGTTTTTGATTAGTGAACCCTCGGCCTAGGCCGCTTCACTAATTCCCCGCTGCAATTGGGGCAAACCTTCATCAACTCTTCTGTGCATGGTTCGCAGAATGTGCATTCGTGTACACATATGTAGGCAGGGGACTGAGCATTCAGGGTTTCACTGCACCGCTCGCATTGCTTTCGCATCTCAAGTGGCATGACTGTTTCAGCTCCTTTTCAATTTTTCCTTCTGCAGGAATTTCATAATGAAAGCTGTTCCGGCAATGTTAAAAATCAGACTGGGTACGAGAAATGCAGCCAGCAGCATGCCTTCTGGTTTTAATGCAATTGACAGCATTAAAAAGCACATGCCTGTCATGACAAATAGTAATCCAGATGCGTATATTCTATCCAATGAAGTCCTCTCCTTTTACGCAAGAGAATAAGAGGAAAAGCGGAATCCGCATGCGGCGTTTGTATTCCTCCGGATTTGAAAATTGCTCAGGATCCGGCTTTGGTTCTGTGAGACTTTCAATCTTAAATCCTGCATTTGCAAGGGCCGAAAAGTATTCTCCTGTTGAGCGGTGATATTTAACGACCTGTTCACCCATCCAGTTCTCTACTCTTTTTCCACTATAAAAATAATCATCAACGATCCAGCTGCTGCGGCTCTCTCCGGATTCGCTGCTTTTGAATGATGAGGTTAGAAGCGGGTGCTGTACACTAAAAACGAGTCTGCCGCCGGGCTTTAAAGTCTGGAAGATCGACTGAAAGAGGGTTTCCATGTCCTCCACATAGTGAATAGCCAGCTCGGAAACGGCTAGATCGAATGCTTCGGGAGGATAAGAATAGTCTTCCATTGATGATAATTCCATCTTTCCTTTCGATGCTTCAAGCAGCTGAATCGCTTCTTCGAACATTTTATTCGAGCCTTCGATTCCTAAGTAGGAGGAGCAGCCTTTTTCAAGTAAATCCAGCCCCAGTGATGCATCCCCGCAGCCAAGGTCGAGAACCGAGAATCCCTCAGGATTGCCGATCAATTGGAGAATCGCCGGTTTCTCAATCCTTAAATTGGGACTGTCTGTTCTATTCCTTCTTTTCATAAATTGCTGAAAAAACGCTTCTTCGTCATATGCCTTAGATCCTTTAAATTCCATCCCAATCCCCCATTCAATAAAACCTGCATCTTGAAAATTTTACTTGAAGTATCATATTTTTACAATAAAAATTCAGGAGCCGGGATACTCTCTGAATCTTGCCGCGTCGAAAGGCATGGAGGAAGGAACGGAAATCGTTTCTTCTTCAGGGTACCGAAAAGCGGTCAGCTTCCCTCCAAATACCGCCCCCGTGTCGATGTTAATGGTTTTGTTAATGGATCTGGGGCTTTTCACCGGTGTATGGCCGTAAACAATCAAGCGCGTTCCTTTATAATGAAGCGCCCAGTCTCTTCTCTCAGGCAGCCCATTTTCCATTATCTCGCCAGTAACATCTCCGTAGAATACAAATTCCTTGATCCGCTTCGTATAACGGCCAATATCCTTTTCCTGAATTCCTGCATGGGCGACAATCAGTTTGCCGCCATCCAGCTCCTGATAAATAGGGGCTTCTTCATAAAGCTTCATAAATGTATCGCGAAGTGTTTTTCTGTCCCGCTCATTTAATTGCTCTAATTCTTCAACAGTTGTCTCCAAACCGTGCTTGATCTGTACTTTATTGCCTTTCAAATAGCGATAGAGCTTGTCACAGTGATTACCGGGAGAGTAATACCCTTTTCCTGCGTCAATAATCCGAGCCGTTTTTTCGATGACTTTTAATGAGTCTGGCCCCCGGTCTGTTAAATCGCCGACAAAAGAAATTTTTCTTCCTTCAGGATGGATGGGTACACCATCATAATCCTTATACCCAAGCTTGTGCAGCAACTCGTCCAACTCCTTATAGCAGCCGTGCACATCTCCAATCACATCTATTTTCATCTATCATCACTCCATGCGGGTTTTCCGATTATTTTCCAGCCGTTATCACAAACTATACATAATGCGAGACTCAGGTTTCAAGGCGTAAGGGAATATTACGGACGGAAACGGGTAAGAAGGGTTATGGGTGGAAGAAAAAAAGGGAATGCGTTATTCTAATCACTATGTTATTATGCTGTTTTCAAAGCGTATGAAATTTGAAGGGAGGGGGCTGCTCATGGCGGAATTGCAAAAAATGGATGAGCTTGAAGAAGAGCTTCTTATTACCGCTTTAAGAGAAGATAGGATGGATGCTTTCAGGGATTTGTTCTTCGACCGTCATTCCTATGATCAAGGAAGATGGTTCGTTAAGCTTGAACCTGAGGACCGGGCTATTCTTTACCGCTTTCTCTCACCCGAAGAAATGGCTGCAATCTTTGAGAATATTGATGCGGATGAGGAAGAGGTTGAGACGTACCTTTCTGAAATGGATTCCATATATGCTGCGCAAATGCTCGCTCAAATGTATGCCGATGATGCGGTTGATGTTCTGAATGAATTGGATCAAGGTAAAGTAGCCGGTTATTTAACTTTAATGGAGGAAGATGCGGCTAAGGAAATACGCGAACTACTTCATTATAAAGAATTTACAGCCGGAAGCATTATGACAACAGAATTTGTTGCCATTCATGCACACCAGACCGTCCGCTCGGCTATGCAAATATTAAAAAGCGAAGCGCCGAATGCTGAGACGATTTACTATACGTTCGTCGTTGATGAGGACAGACGGCTTGTCGGAGTCGTTTCATTAAGAGATTTAATCATCTCGGAGGATGAAACGATGATCACCGAGATTATGAACGAACGAGTCTATTCGGTATTGGTATCCGTTGATCAGGAGGAAGCAGCGAGAAAAATCAGGGATTATAACTTCCTGGCCCTTCCGGTTGTGGATATTAACGATCGGCTGCTCGGCATCATTACCATTGATGATATCGTTGATGTTATCGATGAAGAAGCCTCTGATGATTACTCGAAGCTCGCTGGGATTTCCGACGCGGACTCATCAGATAAAGGGCCATTTTCAGCCGCGAAAAAGAGACTTCCGTGGCTGATTATCCTTTTATTTCTCGGAATGCTCACAGCAAGCCTGATTGGCCGTTTTGAAGAAACATTGGATCAGGTGGCGATTCTTTCTGTGTTCATCCCGCTGATTGCCGGGATGGCCGGAAATACTGGAACGCAGGCCCTGGCTGTTGCCATCAGAAGAATTGCTTTAGGAGAAATCGAAAAGGAAACGTCCTTCAAAATTTTGTTCAGGGAAGCAGGTACCGGCCTGATTGCAGGTACAGTATGCGGGGTCCTTGTAACAGGCGTCGTGTTTGTATGGAAGGGAGACCTCCTGCTCGGAATGCTGGTCGGAACGGCGATTCTCTTTTCGCTTATAGTCGCCGCTGTTGCTGGAGCCATGGTTCCAATCGTGATGCATCGCTTTAAAATAGATCCAGCCGTTGCATCAGGGCCATTTATTACAACGATTAATGATATTATCAGTATTCTTATTTATCTTGGACTTGCATCCTTATTCATTCAAAATCTTCATTAGCAGACAGGAGGGAAAGAGATGGAACACGAAGCTTCCGTAACATCATTGGTCATAGTCGTCCTGGTCGCCTTTATGACACCGATCCTCATGCACCGGTTAAAGCTGAATTTTATGCCTGTCGTTGTTGCCGAAATTTTAATGGGGCTTGTTATTGGCAAAAGCGGTTTTGACATCGTTGCACAGGACACCTGGCTGCAGACTCTCTCATCATTGGGCTTTATTTTCCTTATGTTTTTAAGCGGACTGGAAATTGACTTTAGTGCGTTTACAGGAGGAAAAAGAAAAGAAAAGCTTCCAAACGGGAAGCCGGTCCCCAATACGTTCATCGCTTCAGGTGCTGTATTCGCGGGAATCTTTGTTCTTTCCATTCTTCTGTCCCTGATTTTCGTTTGGACAGGCTTTATAAAGAATGCTTTCCTGATGACTTTGATCATTTCTACAATTTCGCTTGGGGTAGTGGTTCCCACCTTAAAAGAAGGCGGCATCATGAAAAGCAACATTGGCCAAATCATTCTGCTTGTCGCGGTAATCGCTGACTTGGTCACTATGATTCTGCTTGCCGTCTTTGCCTCCATATATGGAGATGGCGGCGGCAGCATTTGGCTACTGCTCATCCTGTTTGCAGCGGGAGTGGTTTTATACTTTGTAGGGAATCGATTTAAAAACCGCTCATTCATCGATTCAATGTCAAAAGGAACGATTCAGATTGGTACGCGGGCAATCTTCGCGCTCATCATCATTCTGGTTGGAATCTCAGAAACCATAGGAGCAGAAAACATTTTAGGAGCCTTCTTGGCGGGAGTGCTTGTATCCCTGCTGTCACCGAATAAAGAAATGGTTCAAAAGCTGGATTCCTTTGGCTACGGGTTCCTCATACCCATTTTCTTCGTGATGATTGGAGTGGAGCTTGATTTATGGAAGCTGTTCGAGAACCCGAAAATCCTGGTGCTGATTCCGCTTCTTTTGATTGCTCTGTTTATTTCAAAACTTCTCCCCATTCTTTACTTGCGAAAATGGTATGACATGCGCACGACCGCGTCGGCAGGATTTCTGTTAACTGCAACACTGTCACTTGTAATCGCGGCCACCACGATCGGTCAAAAAGCGAACGTGATTGATGAGCAGATGTCGGGAGCCCTCATTCTCGTTGCGGTCATTTCAAGCATCATTTCGCCGATTGGATTTAAAAAGCTGTTTCCTAAACAAAAGCTTGCGGATCAGAAGCTGCAGGTAGCGCTCATTGGAGCCAATCAGATGACACTCCCGGTTACAAGAGAGCTTAATCCTGATTATTATCAGACTGTCGTCTTCCACACGTTTCAGGACAAAATGGATGACCAGATTGCTGAATCTTTATTCGAAATCAAGGAGCTCGAGGATTATTCAATGGAAAGTCTGCAAAGCAGTCATGTTTTTGATGCAGATATTCTTGTTGTCGCTACAGGAGAAGAGGAAAGAAACGCTGACATCGCTATTTTTGCAAAAGAAAAAGAAGTACCTAGGGTAATCGCAAGCATTGCTTCTGCGGAGCTTGGGGAAAAGCTGAAGGAGCATGATGTCGATCTTTTCTCTGTCCTGCTTTCAACGACGGTATTGCTGCAGGCCCTGATTGAATCACCGGATATTGTCCGCATCCTGACAAACAAAGAGACCGGGCTGTATCAAGTTACGATGAACAATGCAAAATATTCAGGCATTACGCTAAGAACCTTCCCATATACAGGAGACATCATTTTCGTCCGGATTTTCCGTGGGAAAGATTCGATTGTACCCCATGGAGATACAAATCTTCGGGTAGGGGATCGAATTCTTGTTACGGGATCGGCTGAATATGTGAAGGAACTAAGAAGAGAATTGCAAAATTAACTGCAGGACAGGCATCAATGGTGCCTGTTTTTTTCTGCGGGGAGATGCTATAATTGGAACCAGGTACTAATAACATGTATAAAACAGGAGGCACGCCCGATGAACTTTTCTTTAAAAGGCCGGAATATTGTGGTCATGGGAGTAGCAAACAAACGCAGCATCGCTTGGGGAATTGCGCGTTCTCTTCATAATGCAGGCGCCAGAATTATTTTTACATACGCAGGAGAGCGCTTTGAAAAACCGGTGAAAGAGCTTGCTGAAACACTGGAGCGCAATGACTCTCTTTTTTATCCTTGCGACATAACCAATGATGATGAAATAAAAAAATGCTTTGCTGACATAAAGGCGGAGGTAAACGTTCTTCACGGCGTAGCTCACTGTATCGCATTCGCCAATAAAGAAGACCTGGCTGGCGACTACATGGATACAACCCGCGAAGGCTTCCTTCTTGCGCACAACATAAGCTCTTATTCTCTGACTGCTGTAGCAAAAGAAGCGAAAGGCTTGATGACAGAAGGTGGAAGCATCGTTACCTTGACCTATCTTGGAGGCGAGCGTGTTGTTTCCAACTACAACGTAATGGGTGTAGCCAAGGCATCCCTTGATGCAAGCGTCCGCTATCTGGCTGAAGATCTGGGGAAAGAGAAAATCCGCGTAAATTCGATTTCTGCAGGCCCAATCCGTACGCTATCTGCAAAAGGAATCAGCGATTTCAACTCCATCCTTAAGGAAATTGAAGAAAAAGCACCGC
Protein-coding regions in this window:
- a CDS encoding GTP pyrophosphokinase — encoded protein: MNEREWELFLAPYQQAVDELKVKLKGLRSEYELESSHSPIEFVTGRVKPIASILDKAKRKNIHLDMLHSDMQDIAGLRMMCQFTDDIRAVVNMLRKRKDLEIVEERDYISHKKESGYRSYHVVAHYPVQTISGEKKILIEIQIRTLAMNFWATVEHSLNYKYKGNFPDAIRIRLKRAAEAAYRLDEEMSLIKGEIQEAHAIFSRKTETNESD
- a CDS encoding NAD kinase, with the protein product MRFAITSKGDNKSNTLMQKMRTYLSDFDLEYDEDRPDIVISVGGDGTLLYAFHRYRSRLDKTAFIGVHTGHLGFYADWVPDEIEKLVIAIAKTPHQIVEYPILEVIIRHNDGGKEARYLALNECTVKAIENSLVMDVEIKGQRFETFRGDGLCISTPSGSTAYNKALGGAILHPSIRAIQLAEMASINNRVFRTVGSPLILPDHHTCLLKPVNDVDFQITIDHLTLLHKDVKSIQCRVAKENVRFARFRPFPFWKRVKDSFIGQ
- a CDS encoding RluA family pseudouridine synthase; translated protein: MEWTVSKQECGMLVKEFLQQKQLTKRAIIDIKFSGGSITVNGIQETVRRKVAAGDIVAVLFPVEKPSESLISQELELSIVYEDDHCIVLNKAAGMPSIPSRLYPHSTLANGLLHHLQNQGLSSTIHIVNRLDKDTSGLMLAAKHRFSHSLFSKQQKQAGIHRTYMAIVHGRVDLNGGVIDRPIGRSPESIIERQVREDGQHAVTAYRTIARRDSFSLVSLKLETGRTHQIRVHMSYIGHPLAGDTLYGGVNDQMRRQALHSAELSFWHPFMEKEMRFESSIPLDMLNFWEETE
- a CDS encoding DUF1272 domain-containing protein, whose amino-acid sequence is MPLEMRKQCERCSETLNAQSPAYICVHECTFCEPCTEELMKVCPNCSGELVKRPRPRVH
- a CDS encoding class I SAM-dependent methyltransferase, which gives rise to MEFKGSKAYDEEAFFQQFMKRRNRTDSPNLRIEKPAILQLIGNPEGFSVLDLGCGDASLGLDLLEKGCSSYLGIEGSNKMFEEAIQLLEASKGKMELSSMEDYSYPPEAFDLAVSELAIHYVEDMETLFQSIFQTLKPGGRLVFSVQHPLLTSSFKSSESGESRSSWIVDDYFYSGKRVENWMGEQVVKYHRSTGEYFSALANAGFKIESLTEPKPDPEQFSNPEEYKRRMRIPLFLLFSCVKGEDFIG
- the prpE gene encoding bis(5'-nucleosyl)-tetraphosphatase PrpE — protein: MKIDVIGDVHGCYKELDELLHKLGYKDYDGVPIHPEGRKISFVGDLTDRGPDSLKVIEKTARIIDAGKGYYSPGNHCDKLYRYLKGNKVQIKHGLETTVEELEQLNERDRKTLRDTFMKLYEEAPIYQELDGGKLIVAHAGIQEKDIGRYTKRIKEFVFYGDVTGEIMENGLPERRDWALHYKGTRLIVYGHTPVKSPRSINKTINIDTGAVFGGKLTAFRYPEEETISVPSSMPFDAARFREYPGS
- the mgtE gene encoding magnesium transporter, with protein sequence MAELQKMDELEEELLITALREDRMDAFRDLFFDRHSYDQGRWFVKLEPEDRAILYRFLSPEEMAAIFENIDADEEEVETYLSEMDSIYAAQMLAQMYADDAVDVLNELDQGKVAGYLTLMEEDAAKEIRELLHYKEFTAGSIMTTEFVAIHAHQTVRSAMQILKSEAPNAETIYYTFVVDEDRRLVGVVSLRDLIISEDETMITEIMNERVYSVLVSVDQEEAARKIRDYNFLALPVVDINDRLLGIITIDDIVDVIDEEASDDYSKLAGISDADSSDKGPFSAAKKRLPWLIILLFLGMLTASLIGRFEETLDQVAILSVFIPLIAGMAGNTGTQALAVAIRRIALGEIEKETSFKILFREAGTGLIAGTVCGVLVTGVVFVWKGDLLLGMLVGTAILFSLIVAAVAGAMVPIVMHRFKIDPAVASGPFITTINDIISILIYLGLASLFIQNLH
- a CDS encoding monovalent cation:proton antiporter family protein — protein: MEHEASVTSLVIVVLVAFMTPILMHRLKLNFMPVVVAEILMGLVIGKSGFDIVAQDTWLQTLSSLGFIFLMFLSGLEIDFSAFTGGKRKEKLPNGKPVPNTFIASGAVFAGIFVLSILLSLIFVWTGFIKNAFLMTLIISTISLGVVVPTLKEGGIMKSNIGQIILLVAVIADLVTMILLAVFASIYGDGGGSIWLLLILFAAGVVLYFVGNRFKNRSFIDSMSKGTIQIGTRAIFALIIILVGISETIGAENILGAFLAGVLVSLLSPNKEMVQKLDSFGYGFLIPIFFVMIGVELDLWKLFENPKILVLIPLLLIALFISKLLPILYLRKWYDMRTTASAGFLLTATLSLVIAATTIGQKANVIDEQMSGALILVAVISSIISPIGFKKLFPKQKLADQKLQVALIGANQMTLPVTRELNPDYYQTVVFHTFQDKMDDQIAESLFEIKELEDYSMESLQSSHVFDADILVVATGEEERNADIAIFAKEKEVPRVIASIASAELGEKLKEHDVDLFSVLLSTTVLLQALIESPDIVRILTNKETGLYQVTMNNAKYSGITLRTFPYTGDIIFVRIFRGKDSIVPHGDTNLRVGDRILVTGSAEYVKELRRELQN
- the fabI gene encoding enoyl-ACP reductase FabI, producing MNFSLKGRNIVVMGVANKRSIAWGIARSLHNAGARIIFTYAGERFEKPVKELAETLERNDSLFYPCDITNDDEIKKCFADIKAEVNVLHGVAHCIAFANKEDLAGDYMDTTREGFLLAHNISSYSLTAVAKEAKGLMTEGGSIVTLTYLGGERVVSNYNVMGVAKASLDASVRYLAEDLGKEKIRVNSISAGPIRTLSAKGISDFNSILKEIEEKAPLRRTTTPEEVGDTALFLFSDLSRGMTGENLHVDSGYHIIGG